Proteins co-encoded in one Brassica oleracea var. oleracea cultivar TO1000 chromosome C4, BOL, whole genome shotgun sequence genomic window:
- the LOC106338622 gene encoding LOW QUALITY PROTEIN: putative F-box protein At3g16210 (The sequence of the model RefSeq protein was modified relative to this genomic sequence to represent the inferred CDS: inserted 2 bases in 1 codon; deleted 3 bases in 2 codons) — MPNQQLSRLISLQQDDLYLLDLNKTTSVKLNLPFTLPXPTEPVCSLHCRGIMCLTLEGINDLAIWNPGSKEFKRILMLKPGQTTNTMGFGYDQVSDDYKIVTIIDRKTFIYPFKKTILRESVPRDTSLDCKFKNPTGTVEDHCVLDSRPVTHQQPSYGKHHPMFDFVNEEYKAFLFLKIGFMTKHLTEFKSFEVVFACIARNNEVFIVVTYTRNGDEKVMAYNKTREMFTKVPFGSSLKGFRCMNDYICQSRTSQI; from the exons ATGCCGAATCAACAACTGTCCCGGCTCATTTCATTGCAGCAAGATGATTTATACCTTCTGGACCTCAACAAAACAACATCGGTGAAGCTCAACTTGCCCTTTACATTACC CCCGACCGAACCGGTCTGTAGTCTTCATTGCCGTGGAATCATGTGTCTCACACTTGAAGGCATTAATGACCTAGCCATTTGGAACCCGGGTTCAAAAGAATTCAAGAGAATACTGATGCTTAAACCGGGTCAAACCACAAATACTATGGGATTCGGCTATGACCAAGTCTCTGATGATTATAAGATCGTGACTATAATTGATCGCAAAACCTTTATCTACCCTTTCAAAAAAACAATCTTG AGAGAAAGCGTGCCACGAGATACTTCTCTTGATTGCAAATTTAAAAACCCGACCGGTACAGTTGAGGACCATTGT GTATTGGATAGCAGACCGGTCACACATCAACAACCCTCGTACGGAAAACACCATCCTATGTTTGATTTTGTCAACGAAGAGTACAAAG CTTTTTTATTTTTAAAAATTGGCTTTATGACTAAACATCTTACAGAATTTAAAAGCTTTGAAGTTGTGTTTGCGTGCATTGCAAGAAACAATGAAGTCTTCATAGTGGTGACATATACAAGAAATGGAGACGAGAAGGTTATGGCGTACAATAAGACTCGAGAGATGTTCACTAAAGTTCCATTTGGTAGTTCTCTGAAAGGGTTTAGATGTATGAATGATTATATATGTCAGTCAAGGACGTCTCAAATTTAA